AACTTTGAACATGAGATTGGAGGAAAAAGTATAAAAGCactgacttttttcctcccctacaCCCCAATCTCTCTTGCCCTTACCCAATGTACCAAAACAAGGGCatatctattctttttttccccctttttttctacCCTCCAGATCGTTGGTTAAAGAATTTCTtttgctggaggaaaacaaatcagAGGTTATACAAAATTGCACAGAAGCAATTCTCCATAAACTTTGCCTAATGCTTTTCTGAACGCCCTTCACTGAACTTTTGACCTCTGCAATGTCATATAACACTTATTGCCAATTATTCACTGTGTAGGAAAGTATTTAAACTACGTGCATGATTTTTTGATGGGAAATCCTAATTTTCTGCATTATGAGAAAGAGTAAATAGTTGTTTCTGGGTTACTTTCTCAGTATTAGGCCTGAATTTATAGACATCTGTTTATACCCTTTTTCAATCATTCAGCAGCCTGGGAGATCCCACAATTTTTCCTCATGCAAAAGTTTTACATATTCTGAGCACCCTCACCAGCTTCCTTTAGACCTCTTTATCATGTACTCGGCACCTTTTCAAATCTATTTCTCTGGCAGTTACCAGAGTTTCACTAAGAGTTAAAGGTGTGGTGAGCTTTGGATTTCATGTTCTAGCTTggtgttttccagttttcttttactGCTAACGATGAACACCGTGTCTCTCTTCTGGCCACCGTGGAGTAGTGTCCTGAAGTTTGTCAAAGGACTTAACTACAGTGACTCAAAGATCTCTTTTAAGTTCTATTCCTGACTGGAGTTAGGCTCTAAGTTACTTTCACAGTGTGCATGTTCATGTGCAGATGTGTTTTCCCAATATACGCTGACCCGTATTTTTCAGCATgaatttcttctgcctttcctatTCCAGTCATTTACAAGGATTTCGTGATGCTGTAGCTCGTGGTGGTCAGTAGCTTTGTGCAGAAAATTAATGTAACCAGATCACTTCCAGATTTTCTATAAATGGAGGCTCTGTGCAAAGAGACTGTACAAAAAGAGTTGATTAAATGATGATGATTCTTAAGAAGATGTTCAGAAAGAAGAGCGTagctgccgcccccgccccccttttTCATTCACGTTTCTGCAGTGACCTAAGGCTGACTCTGATGGCTGGTTGAAATCTAGCGTGTTTTATCTTTTTCACGATTGAGTTTGGGGAGTAAAGTGAATGTGCTACAGCAAATTTTACACCTAGCAGGTATTTGGGGAAAGTTGCAGTTCTTgatgggaaaggaaaacagttttctgcCTCATTTCCCTTAGTCCCTTTGCAACTACTGAAGAACATTGTTTGCTTCCTAGAATTTAAAGAAGAGTCAACTTTGTCTTCCAAGAAATGAATTTGAAGGAGACCATCAAGGCTTAGCTGGAAGTGCTGGTAGATACTCGCTGAATGAcgagaaggaagaaatgttttgttattaACTGTTGGTTATTGAGTGATGGTCAGGGCAACTTAAAAGATAAATTACTCTTAAAATGTAGTTAgggttctctgtgtgtgtttaataCTCTAAAAAAAGTGAGAGTACTTGTGGTGGGACAGATGCATCTCAATACAGGCTAATATGGCAGTATTAAAGACAACAGGTCTTTTCCTGTAAAGCCAATGTACCTGAGAACCGTGGGTGTGTAGCATAGGACTAAATTGCTTACAAAATCCTTCAAAACCTAGGAAGAAGTGGATTACTGACTTTGATCCAGATTTTTGATGTACTTGAAAGTGTGTACTGAATTTATAGGAGTAATAAGTTCTAGCAGAATTTGAACCAGGAGAACTTATTTGTTGTTTATACATGGTTAAATAGGTGGAATGGGCCATCTGTGGATGCAAGCAGGGGAGTTGTTAATGTGACATAAATAAACTAGTATGCAATTgaataaaaaaccaaacttttttttgctttctgcaactgTGAACGCTGTGTCACGCTTGCTTGCTCACTCGTCTTTACAGATTCCCTGCTCTGAAATGGAGCAAGCGGTGAGCTGAGCTGTTCTGGGGCACTGTTGCACTCttaaggaaaagcaggaggaaaaaactgaaaatgctaCAAATAACACATTTTTACCTTCGCTGCTCCATCCAAACTTGTGAAATTGGCTTAAAATTCCTTAAACTCTTTTACTCGGTTAATAACGTAGCTTCCAGCACACTAactttttgttgtgtttaaaCCTTTGCCAGGACGGGAGCAGTTTCATGGCCTCGGGTCTATGtactgcagaggagcagctgctgTGATCCTCACGTATGATGTGAACAGCCTCCAAAGCCTgacagagctggaagaaagatTCTTGGCACTAACGGACAGTGCGAGTGCTGACTGCATTTTTGCTATCGTTGGAAATAAAGTTGACCTCACCGATGACTGTGCTTTACCACCGGATGAAAATAAACCCGAAAAGTCTGTTGCCAGCTGCGGCTCGAAGGTGCGAAAACAAGTCCGAGCAGAGGATGCGATTGCGCTCTataaaaagatactgaaatacaaaatgctaGATGAGAAGGATGTTCCAGCAGCTGAGAAAATGTGCTTTGAGACCAGTGCAAAAACAGGATACAAGGTGGACTACCTCTTTGAAACTGTGTTTGAGATGGTAGTCCCAATAATTGTACGGCAGAAAGCTGAGGGGCCGCCGCAAACTGTAGACATTACTGACTACAAGCCAGCAAAAAGGACAAAATCTGGTTGTTGTGCCTGAACCATTTACGTGACATAAGAAAAGGGGAGGGATTGTTCGCTCCAGCAAACTGAGGAGTAACAAGTGCTTGCAGTTCACCAGAAAGGAAAAGTCAAAGAATAAATAGACTAAAATGGtatatgtggaaaaaacaaatcttCTGACCGTTAAAGGTTTCTGGGAAGCTCAGTGTATGAAAATGGGAGTGTGAATGAAATAATGGAGGAAGACTTGCCAGTTTCCGTGGGCTCTGAGGACAAATGGTGTGTTAGTACAATTAGTAGCAACAATCATTTGAACAGTTTTGAAGGAGTCTGGTTTTTGATGACTCGCCATTTCATGTTGCATGTAAATGATCTGTTTGTTTACTCTCGACAGCTTTCACATGATTATCTTTTGCTTTGCGATTCTAACTTTGGAAGATTGAACACATGGTACTTttttattcttaagaaaaaaaacaaaatccaggtaTAATTTATATTTGTAGCTAATAAATCAATTGCAATCTCTTTATGTCAGATATGGCAGTGTAAGATTCAGAAGCTGAACTATTAAAATCACTGTGGATATGTACTATTCATTTGGAGGCTTTATTGATGTGAATTCTCCTTCCATAGTGGGCTTTCATGTGTTAACAGGCAGCATCACAGCTCTTGCTGCTCTAATTCCAAGTTGCAGGAggaagttttttctttcatttttctcttgtaatTCTTTTTAATGTAGATAGCaaagttttttggggggaaggaagcGGTTTTCTATTTTGTCTGCATTTTGTAGAGACCTCTTTATGGTGCCTATAGGACACTACAGTGTTGAATACTTGCGTTCTGTCTGCCTTCCAACGCCTCCTTAGTTGTGCCCAAGCAACGCTGCAGCTTTGATTTTTAGCAGCTTTGCATGACATTACCGTCTACCTGGAGGGAAGTGAGGACTGGCATTTTCTGATGTGAAACAGGCTAatgcaggaggaagggaagagaaactgcCTTTTGTGGAGGAGAAAGGCACATGAAGGAGCACTAATGAGGTGTATGTGGTTTCTCTCCTGACTGCAGCAAAAAGGAGGGGTTAATACTTAATACTGCTCCTAGAGTTTCCCAACCCTCTCGGCTACAAAGAAGGCACGCAGTGACCCAGGAGCTCACGCTGACACACCGTAACCAGAATGAAGAACtgctaggttaaaaaaaaacaaaacaaaacacacacccgCACCCTCCGCCCAACCCCTCCCAAGTTGTTGTATGGGGACTCCTTCATCTTCCTATGGATGCTTATGGTATAATTTTCTAAAACTAAAGGGTTGGTTTTTCTTATGCTTTGCTGTTGCCTTTCTCTGTCCCACCCAAATCATAGTTGTTTAGTACATAAGGAGACAATTCctaaatgaataatgaattaaattattactaagtatatttaaaacttttttttttccaaaagtatgACCTCTTGAGCAACTTGCTGCAGAGTAGCAGCTTTATGTTCTGCTTTCAAGTTTATGTACAGTACAAGTGTAGTGGGGAAGAATGGGTCGAGAGAAAAACCTGTGTACAtttaatcatagaatggtttgggttggaagggacctttacaggccatctagtccaacccctctgcaatgagcagggacatcttcaactagctcaggttgctcagagccccgtccaacctgaccttgaatgtttccagggatggggcatctaccacctctctgggcaacctgttccagtgcctcaccaccctcatcgtaaaaaaaatttcttcattatacGTAGTCTGCATctatcctctttttctttaaaaccattaccccttctcctattgctacaggccctagtAAGGGTTGTCATCTTTTGGATTTGCTAAGGGTTTGCAGTTTAACACCTGCCAATCCGTCAGAGacttgctgctcctgctctgtgttATTTAAAACTGTATACAATTAAAAACCTTCTATCTATTAACAAAATTCCAAGGCCAGTATCTAGTCTTCCCTCAGGACTGGGAAGAGACAAACAGGCTACAACCTCAGTCTTGTTCATGAGCAAAGCGAGCTGCCAGCACACCTGTGAGAGGGCCACCGCTGGCTTTGCGGCATCTGTTGACAACTGAACCTGCAGCACACACTGGTTGCAAGGTCAGGCTTCTGGGAGATGCTTGGGAAACGTACACCTAGAAggtacagaacaggaaaaatatttgtaaatttaacTTGTAACACTTCTTAAGGTATAAATATTTGCAATTCAGTTGCACCAGCGTTTGATTCATATGAGATCTCAAGGAATTCTTACAGTCCTTCCAAAAGCTCCAACTTGAGTGTTTTCACTGAACGAGATGACACGGGAACCAGTCTTGCATGCGGTGCTTTTGCCCGTAGGGCTACACTTGTCTGGCATGATGTTTGTGGCTTTTTAGTGTCGCTGGCTATTGTTCCTTGAGAAATGTCTGGGTTATGATGGGTTGTCTCTGTGCCAGCGTGTGAGAGATCATGGGGTTGCACAGCAGAACCTGGGAGGCTGTGTAATACATGGGAGCTATCGATAAGAGATCAGGAGATCTGGATTGCTCCATGTACGTCCTAGCCCCATTTCTTTACTACTTTCTGAAGTCGGATTATGCCTTCAAGCAAAACTTGAAGGTTTCTGGAGTTTgatgtaggtttttttttaacgTTACTAGTAATTTAAAATGTGCTGTAGCTGAGCTCCATTTTTACAGCCCAGCGTTGATGCTCTGTCTGCTGCAGCGGTGCCTATGCATGTCTGCGAGCAATCCTTCATGTCTGCAAGCATTTATTAGAGAGCACCGTTCAACCCTCAATGCTGaaattgcacagattttttttttttccctgtttagtggtgctggttttattttgtgtgggtttttttttttttttttaacagcatagaGGAGCAATACAATGTGGCCTGCTCTTGTGCTTATTAAGTGTCCTAACATGAATTCATTTATTTCCCTGTGGCTTCTGCAGGTGCACCCTGATATCCCAGCAGTGctaaaggcatttttgtttttgCCCCTCCCTGCCGCCCTACATAATTTTACTGGAACAATTCAGCTGGGCTTGTTGGCGGGGAGGAGCAGTGAAGCTGCAGGGTAGGCACTGGCAGCACAGGAACTGCACTGGTGCACACTTGGTCGAACTCTTGTTGTTTTACTAGCCTCACAACCTGGCAGCCAACGTACTTCTAGCATAGTACCTGTAGGCTGGGCCACTAGGCAGTCAAGCTGGGCCACTAGTCAAGCTGGGCCAGCGCTAGGACCCGCACTGACAGCGCCTGTGCCATGCACCTGTTCGATGCCAGCTCTTCTGTATCCACCGGCTCCAGCAAGCGTTTTCCTCCGTCGCTGCGAGGTTGCTTTCCCCGTCCGTCACCTCGGTGCGCAGCCTGGAGCTGGGCCGGTGGTGGCTGGAGCCAGGCGGCACCCCTCCCCAAAAGGAGGAGCGATGGGGGGTAAAAGCGGGGACCCAGgcgctctgcctgccctgcccaggggaggggaacctcgttttccaagtatttatttcccccccccctctccccattaTGTTTGTCTGGATTCAGAGTGAAATAAGAGATGTTATTTTTGGCCACGCTGGGTGAATGCGAGCTACGGGCCTGCCGGTGCCTGAGGTGATGGCCAGGCCAGGCCGTGACCTGAGGGATGGTGGGGCGAGCGGGTGAGGATCTGTGCCGGGCTGCTTGGGAAGGCCCCATCCTCCTTGCAGGCGTTGATGGTGCAAGACCGAGGTTGCCATTGGCCCCTGACCACCCCAACAAGGCTTTGAGTCTCGTGGGGGCCACGAAAGGAGCCTGAGCCCCCCGGGTGCccatggggcaggcagagctgctgagccACCTGCTTCGGCGTAGTTGTGCCCTTGCCCATGCGTGGTGGGAAGCGCTACTGCCCGGTTTTACTTCTCTTGTCATGGGGCGCAGTGATGTTACTTGTTCCCCTCGTCCAGTATGTCTTGCGCCGACGCGTGCCTAGTCCCTAACGGCTGCGAGGCCAGGCCCCGCTCGCCCTCGGTGGGCACGGGTGGCCATCCCGGGGGTGCCGCTGGTCCCCGCGTGGTTACcggcactgctgctgcctgcactggggtGCCACCAGCACGCAGTAGTGGCCCCCGGCCTCTCTTCTCGCAGCGATCTGATACCTTCTCTTGCGGGGTCATGTTTGCTGCTTGCTGTTTGCTAATTTTCTATTTCCAGCAGCAGTGGACAAGCCCAGTCACGTAGGGTGCGAATGAACTTGGCTGATCTGGTCGATACGCTCTGAGGAAATAATTGGTGTCAGCTGATGTCGCTATGTTGACTTCACTACATCTGTGCTGATATACTGGTGCACTATTACCTACAGAAGGGGAATATAGCCTTGTTTACCTTCTCCAGGCTCAGCAGCATGTTATACTTCAGCATGTTTCCAAGGAGGAAAGTGTAGGAAGCAAATAGCACGCTCTGAAGCAAAAGATTTGACTCGGTCAGACCCAGGCAAAACACTTGTGGTTTTTACATCCTAGGCTGGAGCACTATAGTTCAGTaaaaagattgttttgttttgctgtagctgagtttttcctgtataaaaatgttttaacttcttAGAAGTAGGTTCTGGGATCACAGAATcgtggaatggtttgggttggaaggaatcTTCAAAGATCACCTAGagccaacccccctgccatgggcagggacaccttccactagaccaggttgctcaaagccccatccagcctggccttgaacacttccagggagggggcatccacagcttctctgggcaacctggtccagtgcctcaccaccctcatcgtaacaaaTGTCCTCCTcctgtccaatctaaatctaccctctttcagtttaaaactgctgccccttgtcctgtcactacaggccttcgtaaaaagtctctctccatcttgctTATAAGCCTCCCCTTATATATttaaaggctgctataaggtctccctggagccttctcttctccaggctgaacaacccaactctctcagcctgtcctcgtaggagaggagGTAAACTTGAAGCTAAGAGGCAGTTTGAATAAGTCAGTTCCCCTCCCTGCTGTGCTCCGGGTTAGCTCACCAGGTGAAATCCTCTGGCTGCTGCAAGTATTCCACGTGTTTGCGTCCGTGAGCTCCCTCCCCTTCTCAAACAGCAATTACGCAGGCTTTGGAGAAACACGGGTATGAGTACACAGACCTGAAGCACATGATGTACACAAAGTACAGAAGTTCAAGTCTGCTTGGCCcttgtggggttttgtggtttgattgtttttttccctgcatcgTGTCTGTGCATTCCACTCAATGCTGTGCTGATCCCGCGCTGAACAAACTTGTTAAGAACAGCTTATGTGAGTCAGAAAATTAAGAAGCAAAGCAACCGTTGGGGGAAGACCTATCTGCTGAAGGTTTTACCTGCAAAAAAAAGTAGCTGCATAGGAAGATTAGGCAATCTATTAGCCATGAAAATCCAAATagtttgctgttgttgttgttgacatAATCGGCTTTTACAGGTTTGTATAACCTCCACTGGAATTCTCTTAAAACACTGAATGTGCTGCATTGTGTAAAAATCACAAGTGATAACTGTGTGATCATCCCACGACCACTGATGTCTAGCAACACCTGGAAGAGGTAAATTGCTGATTCTTGGGTGTTTGTTACTGCCATGTTGTCATTTAAAAGAGTTGGTAAACGTGGAATAGATTTGACTGGTGTTGACTGCAATGTTTTCAATTTAAGTGTTTTATTTAGCTGAAACAAATACTAGTGTGATTAGTTTGTTTGGGGGCTGCCTTTCAGAGCTACAGCATGGCCAGAGAGCTCATTTCAAGCTCAGGTAATTTCTCTGTTTATGGATATATCTAATTACATGTACAACTAATCTAGGTTAGATAGTGTGCTAGCTAAGAACTTTAACTTAATTTATACTTCATATTTTTTGCAGAGGCAACACTTGTCAAGTTTGGTTAACGGTTTCCTGAACATTGTAGAGCGTGAATAATACGTTGCTTTAATCTGCAACATCGCAATTTATTGGCTTAAACTGTTCTGCCTAACAACAGATGAAATAATACTATTTCAGTAGTTCAGCTTAAACAAGCAATTTTAGAAACACAGCTTCCCTCTTGGATCTTTTTAAGTGCCATGGAATAAAGAAGTGTATTCCTGGTTGAAGagtttttgaatttcagtggtaGGAGCTTTCTGGTAGTGCTTTTCTAATTCCTCAGGTGCAAAGTAATTCAACAGAGCAGTCTGTACGCATTGTATAGAAAAACACCGTTTACAAAATGGAAATCATCAACAAATAGAGGTGTataaaaaatcaggttttatttatGATACAGCGAGGATGGAATGTAATTACAAAAGCCAAGAAGCACCTGAAGCAGGAGTGAGGTGAACTGTTGAAAAATCAACTGTCATTGCTATAAACAAAAATCtctttgatttcagttttaagCATTTGGGTATATAATCAGACTATGCAAACAGGAAATTTGCAGCTGATCCttgttttcccccctctcttgCAGTGGTGACGGACAACTTTGGGCTAAATTGAAGGGTAAATTTGGCCTCTATAGAAGGAAAGAGCTAGCCATTCTGGCCATTTATCAAGCCTGGCATGCAATAACCTGGTCCTCTATGGGAAAGGATGGTGCCAAGCAAATGCCttgcttccttcccctctgcttttgcAAGGATGGACGTGTGCAAGTCGGGATGGTGCTCATCCCATTGCCGCGTGTCCCCAGCTGCCAGGACAGCATGCCTTCAGCCAGACAACTGGCAGGTCTGGAAGTTCTGCGTTTGAAGGTCATGTGGCATTGAGCAATACGCTCTCCTGCAAAAGCTACCCTATGTGCAACAGCTGCTCCAGCAGTACGTGGTTAAAACCTGTTTGTGATGAGTGGCTTGGATTCAGAGGGGAAAAGCTGCAATGCAAAAACCACACGGTGCCGTTGCTGTGTGGGCAGCGTGACACAGATGAACGCCCAGCACACAACGGAGCAAGAGACCTTTGTAACGATCCTTTGGCCTGGGGTATGCCTAGAAAAAAATCATCAagcttgtaaaataaaatgctgatctTCATCATACAGTCTCCTAATCAAAACAGAACAGTTGTGTTTTGTGGTCACTATTTTGGGGAGGCCTGTGGGTTTCTCTGCTATTGCCAGTGGTAAGTGCTAAAGCATGGTGAGGCTTgaaaaaaccaaatacaataaAAAGATGATTGTTTTGGGTGTGTTTGAAATGCCCAAGCATAAAATACTAAAATCAAAGTTAGGTTTCAATGATGGACATGAGCACTTTCCAgagtatattttcagtattttgcaagAGTTTAGCACTTTGATCACCCTGTGTTAATTTACGGAACTGCAGCTGTTAGCGTTTACTGTTGTGACAAATACAGTAAATAGAAAAGATACATATATTCTCTTAAAGTAAATGCAGTGGATATCTGACCAAGGTAACCATTTGTTATTGAAGTTCTTTTGGGGTTTCAAAGCTGCGAGTATTTGTATCGTTTGGCAAATGACATAATGTTAGACTagcaaaaaatgtatatatactgTGTAGTAGGAGAACACAGCACTAGATCTGTGTGTTAGACTTAATTTGTGTTACACTTAATTTGCTTTTAtagacacttttaaaaattaattttccattcagCTTTTGAGGTAATAAGTTAAAAAAGCACCAACATGATTTATTCAACTGTCTAACCATCATGGAAGGTTTCACTGTATAAGAACTACATGATAAGCAGGTTCCTTATACTGTGAAAGACTTCTATAAATTTTTCATACAGACTTGACATCTGCTGATATGGCTTCGGATGAGTCCTGCCTTCAGCGTATCTGCCGAGGGCTTGCTTTGGAAGGGCTGGTCGATCGTAGTGAGCCAGAAGCTGTATTTGTTTGCAAAGTAGTGACAGGTTCCGCGTGCGCCATTGCATTCGATGAAAGGAGTCGCTCTGAAATCTTCCAGGCAGCTCCCAGGAGAAACCAGCGACTGTCCTCCACCTTCATCACCAGCAGCAGTGTGCTAAACGAGACAAGGAGGGCAGCGGTCAGAGTACAACCTCAGGCAACGCTGTCAAAAACTTACacgtgggagaagagaaaaaccaCTGGAACTGCTTCTAATTCTTATCTCCAGAGCAGAGAGTCGGCTAATCCTGCAACTTTGTAAGGCTTAAGGGTTTGGCTATGCTTTAGCTATACAAAGGAGCTAGCTCATAGGTTGATGTCACTTCAAAATCTTCTGACAAACATCTTTTCTATAGTTAAGATTTTCACTGCTGGAAATCTTAGACTTGGAGAATCATTTAGGTGGGAAGGGCCCACTGGAGGTCGCTTCAGCCagtcccctgctcaaagcagggcccaCTCCAAAGTTGCCCTCGGTCGCTCCAGGGCACTGTTGAGTTGTTAATACCTCCAAGGATGCAgcttccacaacctctctgggccacCTGTTCCTCTGTTTGATTACCCTCACTGAGAAGAACTTTCCACCATATATCTAACTTGAGTTTCCCTACTTACAAAGTCTGTCTTACTCTGCAGCGCACATGAGGGGCGCTGTGGAAACAAAATTAGCTTCTATACAAATAACTAGTTCCCTCTATGGCATATTCTTTGACAGCAAATCTCACCAAAATCACGTGTCTTTATACCACTCAACTGTTACCTTTGACACGTACCGTGGTAACGAACTGAATGTTACTTTTCTTCTGTCAAAGGCATTGCTAACAAAACAGGCATTTCCTCTGCCCCTTTAAGAGCTGTAcagctgcatttttaagtgaagttgtttaattttctgttaaaaactgAAGGAATTTGCAATAtaaaagaaagcagctggaaaataaaGTTGCTAAATAGTTTTGTAAATGTAAGGAGAAATCTGGGCACATCTAATACGTTTGCCTGCCTATGTTTTAATAAACACCATACTATAGAAGTGCAAGCTGTAACTGGCTTGGTTTATGCTGCGAGAGGCCCACTGTGTTTGTATTAATG
The genomic region above belongs to Mycteria americana isolate JAX WOST 10 ecotype Jacksonville Zoo and Gardens chromosome 1, USCA_MyAme_1.0, whole genome shotgun sequence and contains:
- the RAB20 gene encoding ras-related protein Rab-20; the protein is MKKPDGKVVLLGDMNVGKTSLLHRYMERRFQETVSTVGGAFYLKQWGPYNISIWDTAGREQFHGLGSMYCRGAAAVILTYDVNSLQSLTELEERFLALTDSASADCIFAIVGNKVDLTDDCALPPDENKPEKSVASCGSKVRKQVRAEDAIALYKKILKYKMLDEKDVPAAEKMCFETSAKTGYKVDYLFETVFEMVVPIIVRQKAEGPPQTVDITDYKPAKRTKSGCCA